A DNA window from Paraburkholderia sp. IMGN_8 contains the following coding sequences:
- a CDS encoding WYL domain-containing protein gives MLLLLQVRGRVTAQALADEFEVSIRTVYRDVEQLGAAGVPVYADRGPGGGFALLDGYRARLTGMTRAEAETLSIAGLTGAASDLGLSEQLHAAQLKLVSALPDAAPDASPIGSRLHVDTVDWYRRPAALPHLPLLASAVWEQKRVSMHYESWDADGQRIRDPLGLVLKGGDWYLVARARTQTRTYKVAAITQLTVLDELFERPADFDLRAEWTASVARFEKGLLTGTAKLRVTPEGMKRLVRLGAAALEQARSEPSSKAGWLDVTLPVEKIDYAAEQLLSLGAHVEVLEPRELRERLRRLARRIATLNA, from the coding sequence ATGCTCTTATTGCTACAGGTGAGAGGCCGTGTGACTGCGCAGGCGCTCGCCGACGAGTTCGAGGTCTCGATCCGCACCGTCTATCGCGACGTCGAGCAGTTGGGTGCGGCGGGCGTGCCGGTCTATGCCGACCGCGGCCCCGGTGGCGGCTTCGCGTTGCTCGACGGCTATCGCGCGCGTCTGACCGGCATGACCAGGGCCGAGGCCGAAACGCTGTCGATTGCGGGTTTGACCGGCGCCGCGTCCGACCTCGGTTTGTCCGAACAGTTGCACGCTGCGCAGTTGAAGCTGGTGAGCGCGCTGCCCGATGCCGCGCCGGACGCGTCGCCGATCGGCTCGCGTCTGCATGTCGATACCGTCGACTGGTATCGGCGGCCGGCCGCGCTGCCGCATTTACCGCTGCTGGCGAGCGCCGTGTGGGAGCAAAAGCGCGTGTCGATGCATTACGAAAGCTGGGACGCCGACGGCCAGCGCATTCGCGATCCGCTTGGTCTCGTGCTCAAAGGCGGTGATTGGTATCTGGTCGCGCGCGCGCGCACGCAAACGCGCACGTACAAGGTCGCAGCCATTACGCAACTGACCGTGCTGGACGAATTGTTCGAACGTCCCGCGGATTTCGATTTGCGCGCGGAGTGGACGGCTTCGGTGGCGCGTTTCGAAAAGGGCTTGCTGACCGGCACCGCCAAGTTGCGCGTTACGCCGGAAGGGATGAAACGGCTAGTGCGCCTCGGCGCCGCTGCGCTCGAGCAGGCGCGCAGCGAGCCGTCATCGAAAGCGGGCTGGCTGGACGTTACGCTGCCGGTGGAGAAGATCGACTACGCGGCCGAACAGTTGCTGAGTCTCGGTGCGCATGTCGAAGTGCTGGAGCCGCGCGAATTGCGCGAACGGCTGCGGCGCCTCGCGCGGCGTATTGCAACGCTTAACGCATGA
- a CDS encoding esterase: MFDPSLFGRLSFTPAELAKDPLPPGRNRLGIADERDSVLFVPTGLDALGPVPLFVMFHGAGGFPEKVLPFIEEHAERDKFLILAPHSMYPTWDIVVGGSGPDLDRLHRALIEVTSRYRIDRDHLAFAGFSDGASYALSIGITNGDIASHVIAFSGGFMSIFTQEGAPKVFIAHGLNDEQLPIETSGRANATKLKAAGYDVQYIEFNGLHAIQPVIVGMAIQFFLK, translated from the coding sequence ATGTTCGATCCTTCGCTGTTTGGCCGTCTTTCGTTCACCCCCGCTGAGCTGGCCAAAGACCCATTGCCCCCAGGCCGCAACCGTCTAGGCATCGCTGACGAGCGCGACTCGGTACTGTTCGTGCCGACCGGGCTCGACGCACTTGGGCCGGTACCGCTTTTCGTGATGTTCCATGGCGCGGGCGGCTTTCCGGAGAAGGTTCTGCCTTTCATCGAAGAGCACGCCGAGCGCGACAAGTTCCTGATCCTCGCGCCGCATTCGATGTATCCGACCTGGGACATCGTGGTTGGTGGCAGCGGCCCAGACCTCGATCGGCTGCATCGTGCGCTCATCGAGGTCACTTCCCGCTACCGGATCGATCGCGACCATCTGGCATTTGCCGGGTTCTCTGACGGCGCGAGTTACGCGCTGTCGATCGGCATTACGAACGGCGACATCGCGAGCCACGTGATCGCATTTTCCGGCGGCTTCATGTCTATCTTCACGCAGGAAGGCGCGCCGAAGGTGTTCATTGCGCACGGCTTAAACGACGAACAACTGCCGATCGAGACCAGCGGCCGCGCGAACGCAACAAAGCTGAAGGCGGCCGGCTACGACGTGCAATACATCGAATTCAACGGTTTGCATGCGATCCAGCCGGTCATTGTAGGCATGGCAATCCAATTCTTCCTCAAATAG
- a CDS encoding ATP-binding protein yields the protein MDFEIPESLVHPLLAMIESESPLARQLNEHGVCHGKMLVSSKLFDSKSLNTLYSLSKANNERALMFQMLALDNIYNAPQARTIPSLDQLVPGLVAYLSREAIDGWLYRRAKDGTLLPWLVRRMRYVEPDQGMPYVVVDMLANTMQSANSERTDHQMRLSGMTTSLVINRHDIVNRTIPELLAEFGFYKECAEFKLEYERHAQRFLKFQPRFGAQFVVSKAAFTVDAKGVAELTRIVDGVSAKCVNDEETLERRFQMTTDADFWRGANVDTGFEKVPLHCYVCLFHLEWHRNIWVHVQHITEYRYQPELRDKLVLPNHHRDLIDILTSKMSVFVQDFVPGKSGGTTILCQGAPGLGKTLTAEIYSEVVGKPLYRVHSGQLGTTAASVGATLSGILQRAARWDAILLLDEADVYIRRRDNDLEHNAIVAEFLRTLEYFNGLLFMTTNRIDDVDDAILSRCIAKIQYETPPKPDAMRLWKLLAEQFGADLTDDLIEALTSAYPKASGRDIKELLKLTARYCRAKQIPLSEDAFRLCALFRGHA from the coding sequence ATGGACTTTGAAATACCGGAATCACTGGTTCACCCCCTGCTCGCGATGATCGAATCCGAATCGCCGCTCGCAAGACAACTGAATGAGCACGGTGTGTGTCACGGCAAAATGCTGGTGTCGAGCAAGCTGTTCGATTCCAAGTCGCTGAATACCCTGTATTCGCTGAGCAAGGCGAATAATGAGCGCGCGCTGATGTTCCAGATGCTTGCGCTCGACAACATCTACAACGCACCGCAGGCACGCACGATTCCGTCGCTGGATCAGCTTGTGCCGGGCCTCGTCGCGTATCTGTCGCGCGAGGCGATCGATGGCTGGCTTTACCGCCGCGCCAAGGATGGCACGCTGCTGCCGTGGCTCGTGCGCCGGATGCGTTACGTCGAGCCCGATCAGGGCATGCCGTACGTCGTCGTCGACATGCTGGCGAATACGATGCAGTCGGCCAACTCGGAGCGGACCGACCATCAGATGCGCCTCTCGGGCATGACGACGTCGCTCGTGATCAACCGTCACGACATCGTCAACCGCACGATCCCGGAACTGCTGGCGGAGTTCGGGTTTTACAAGGAGTGCGCGGAATTCAAGCTCGAATACGAACGGCACGCGCAGCGCTTCCTTAAGTTTCAACCGCGCTTTGGCGCGCAGTTCGTCGTCTCGAAGGCGGCTTTCACCGTCGATGCGAAGGGTGTCGCCGAGCTAACGCGCATCGTCGACGGCGTGAGCGCGAAGTGCGTCAACGACGAAGAGACGCTGGAACGCCGCTTCCAAATGACGACCGACGCCGATTTCTGGCGCGGCGCGAACGTGGACACTGGTTTCGAAAAGGTCCCGCTGCATTGCTACGTGTGCCTGTTTCATCTGGAGTGGCATCGGAATATCTGGGTGCATGTACAGCACATAACCGAGTATCGATACCAGCCCGAACTGCGCGACAAGCTGGTCCTGCCCAATCATCATCGCGATCTGATCGACATCCTCACGTCGAAAATGAGTGTGTTCGTGCAGGACTTCGTGCCGGGCAAGTCGGGCGGCACGACGATCCTGTGCCAGGGCGCGCCGGGACTCGGCAAAACGCTGACCGCGGAGATCTATTCGGAAGTGGTCGGCAAGCCGCTGTACCGCGTGCATTCGGGGCAACTCGGGACGACGGCGGCGTCGGTCGGCGCGACGCTGTCCGGCATCCTGCAACGCGCGGCGCGTTGGGACGCGATCCTGCTGCTGGACGAGGCTGACGTCTACATCCGTCGCCGCGATAACGATCTCGAGCACAACGCGATCGTCGCGGAATTCCTGCGCACGCTCGAGTATTTCAATGGCCTGCTGTTCATGACGACCAATCGCATCGACGATGTCGACGACGCGATCCTGTCGCGCTGCATCGCAAAGATCCAGTACGAAACGCCGCCTAAGCCGGACGCGATGCGGCTGTGGAAGCTGCTGGCGGAGCAGTTCGGCGCGGACCTCACTGATGATCTGATCGAAGCGCTGACGAGCGCGTATCCGAAAGCGAGTGGACGCGACATCAAGGAACTCCTGAAACTTACGGCCCGCTATTGCCGCGCGAAACAGATCCCGCTTTCGGAGGATGCGTTCAGGTTGTGCGCGTTATTTCGCGGGCATGCGTGA
- a CDS encoding ATP-binding protein encodes MIDLAKLRAVPPFADLSDERLRWLGEHLTEVDVKAGEVLAREGETKPVFFVVLEGECQATKFSGAKQIPTNRFIAPSFFGGASLLAGTPSPGTVAAATDGHLALLSERAFKELLVASEAFSRSIFRSSLDRLTALEATVRNREKLAALGTLAAGLAHELNNPSAAVARTADCAVETLAMLKDAAVALSHSTIPPDAMSALDSLGARKGPGNGPAADALRQSEAEDALLDWLATLGIARPWLMAPCLARIGIRPADLEPLAARLNEEQFAAGIRWLAATLELRSLVEETRRGAVRISEIVKAMKSYSYMDQAPQQAVDLHNGIEDTLTIMHHRLKHGVTVRREYDRSLPHLVVYGSELNQVWTNLIDNAIDAMEGKGEIVIRTGRDANDAVIEITDNGPGIAPEVMPHLFEPFFTTKPLGEGTGLGLDISYQTVVQRHGGEIRVDSRPGRTTFQVRLPLAPRGAASE; translated from the coding sequence ATGATCGACCTTGCAAAACTGCGCGCAGTGCCGCCCTTCGCGGATCTGTCGGACGAACGGTTGCGGTGGCTGGGCGAACACCTGACGGAAGTCGACGTAAAAGCGGGGGAGGTTCTCGCACGTGAAGGCGAAACGAAGCCCGTCTTTTTCGTCGTGCTCGAAGGAGAGTGCCAGGCCACGAAGTTTTCCGGGGCGAAGCAGATTCCCACTAACCGGTTCATCGCGCCAAGCTTCTTTGGGGGCGCATCCCTGCTCGCGGGTACGCCTTCTCCGGGCACGGTCGCCGCCGCGACCGACGGCCACCTGGCGCTGCTTTCGGAACGCGCATTCAAGGAACTGCTGGTGGCCTCCGAGGCTTTCAGCCGGTCGATTTTCCGTAGCTCCCTCGATCGCCTCACCGCCCTGGAGGCGACCGTGCGCAACCGGGAGAAACTGGCCGCATTAGGCACCCTCGCGGCCGGGCTCGCGCATGAGCTGAACAATCCGTCGGCGGCGGTGGCGCGCACGGCGGATTGCGCGGTCGAAACACTCGCGATGCTGAAGGATGCGGCGGTCGCGCTCAGTCACAGCACCATTCCGCCGGACGCGATGAGCGCGCTCGACAGCCTCGGCGCGCGCAAGGGACCGGGGAACGGCCCCGCCGCCGACGCGCTGCGGCAGAGCGAGGCCGAGGACGCGCTTCTCGACTGGCTGGCGACGCTCGGCATCGCGAGGCCATGGCTGATGGCGCCGTGCCTCGCGCGAATCGGGATCAGGCCCGCGGACCTCGAACCGCTTGCGGCCCGCCTGAACGAGGAACAGTTTGCGGCCGGCATCCGGTGGCTCGCGGCAACCCTGGAGCTGCGTTCGCTGGTGGAGGAAACGCGGCGCGGCGCGGTGCGCATCTCCGAGATCGTCAAAGCGATGAAGTCCTACTCGTACATGGACCAGGCACCGCAGCAGGCGGTCGATCTGCACAACGGCATCGAAGATACGCTCACCATCATGCACCACCGGCTCAAGCACGGGGTCACCGTGCGCAGGGAATACGACCGCAGCCTGCCGCACCTGGTAGTGTATGGCAGCGAGCTGAACCAGGTATGGACCAACCTGATCGACAACGCCATCGACGCGATGGAGGGCAAGGGAGAGATCGTCATCCGCACTGGCCGCGACGCGAACGATGCCGTGATCGAAATCACCGACAACGGGCCCGGCATCGCGCCGGAAGTGATGCCGCACCTGTTCGAGCCGTTTTTCACGACCAAGCCGTTGGGCGAGGGCACGGGGCTGGGTCTCGACATCTCGTACCAGACGGTGGTCCAGCGGCACGGCGGGGAGATTCGCGTCGATTCGCGTCCGGGCCGTACGACGTTCCAGGTCCGCCTGCCGCTTGCGCCTCGAGGCGCGGCGAGCGAATAG
- a CDS encoding FAD-dependent oxidoreductase — MDKPVIIAVDDDPEVVDAVARDLRLGYGEHYLIVRAGSGQAALEAAHQLRLQNRSVALFLVDQRMPQMSGIEFLEQAIALFPEAKRVLLTAYADTDVAIRAINKVRLDYYLLKPWHPPELTFYPVLDDLLEAWQTTWRGTFKGIRLIDHRWSPQGHQLRDFMARNHIPYKWLDVASGGEADVLLSSLDAAASQLPVLIFEDGSALSRPTIAQIADKVGLVTHSTTPFYDMLIVGGGPAGLAAAVYGASEGLKSAIIEHEAPGGQAGTSSRIENYLGFPAGVSGAELSRRALTQAKRFGAEIILTQRAVGTRVEGPYKFVTLSDGSEVSCHALVVASGVSYRKLDAPGVERLTGAGVYYGAAMTEAACCANQEIYVVGASNSAGQAAMFLCKYARNVVIVCRGPSLSAGVSRYLIDEIDETPNVSVRPHTLVASVDGQGHLSEIALRDVNTSAIEVVPASALFICIGAEPCTEWLGNVVERDDYGFVVTGRALLTDGKRPRGWPLARDPFLLETSVPGIFAAGDVRAGSIKRVAAAVGEGSITVHLVHQYLATL; from the coding sequence ATGGACAAGCCCGTCATCATCGCGGTCGACGACGACCCGGAAGTGGTTGACGCAGTCGCGCGCGACCTGCGGCTCGGATACGGCGAGCACTATCTGATCGTGCGTGCCGGATCGGGGCAGGCAGCGCTCGAAGCGGCTCATCAGCTGCGCTTGCAGAACCGCTCGGTCGCCCTGTTCCTCGTCGACCAGCGCATGCCGCAAATGAGCGGCATCGAGTTCCTCGAACAGGCGATCGCGCTGTTTCCCGAAGCCAAGCGGGTGCTGCTGACGGCGTACGCCGACACCGACGTCGCGATCCGCGCGATCAACAAGGTTCGGCTCGACTATTACCTGCTGAAGCCCTGGCATCCGCCGGAGCTCACTTTCTACCCGGTGCTCGACGATCTGCTCGAAGCCTGGCAGACCACGTGGCGTGGCACTTTCAAGGGGATCCGCCTGATCGACCATCGCTGGTCGCCGCAGGGCCACCAGTTGCGCGACTTCATGGCGCGCAACCATATTCCATACAAATGGCTGGACGTGGCGAGCGGCGGCGAGGCTGACGTCTTGCTGAGTTCGCTCGACGCCGCCGCGAGCCAGCTTCCGGTGCTGATTTTCGAGGACGGCTCTGCGCTGAGCCGCCCGACGATCGCGCAGATCGCCGACAAGGTCGGACTCGTCACCCATTCGACCACGCCCTTTTACGACATGCTGATCGTGGGCGGCGGACCGGCGGGGCTGGCGGCTGCCGTATACGGCGCGTCGGAGGGCTTGAAGTCGGCCATCATCGAGCACGAAGCGCCGGGCGGACAGGCGGGTACCAGCTCCCGCATCGAGAACTACCTCGGGTTCCCCGCCGGCGTGAGCGGCGCGGAGCTGTCGCGGCGCGCGCTCACCCAGGCGAAGCGATTCGGCGCCGAGATCATCCTGACCCAGCGGGCGGTCGGCACACGGGTGGAAGGTCCCTACAAGTTCGTCACCCTTTCCGACGGCTCGGAGGTGAGTTGCCACGCGCTCGTGGTGGCGAGCGGCGTGTCGTACCGGAAGCTCGACGCACCCGGCGTGGAGCGTCTCACCGGAGCGGGCGTTTACTACGGCGCGGCGATGACCGAAGCGGCCTGCTGCGCGAATCAGGAAATCTATGTGGTTGGCGCGAGCAATTCGGCCGGCCAGGCCGCGATGTTCCTCTGCAAGTACGCGCGCAATGTGGTGATCGTGTGCCGTGGCCCGTCGCTCAGTGCCGGGGTCTCGCGCTACCTGATCGACGAGATCGACGAGACGCCGAACGTCAGTGTGCGCCCTCATACCCTGGTGGCCAGCGTCGACGGACAAGGCCATCTATCGGAAATTGCGTTGCGCGATGTCAACACCAGCGCGATCGAAGTCGTCCCGGCCAGCGCCCTGTTCATCTGCATCGGTGCCGAGCCTTGCACCGAATGGCTCGGCAATGTCGTGGAGCGCGACGACTACGGCTTCGTGGTGACCGGGCGCGCGTTGCTCACGGACGGCAAGCGCCCGCGGGGCTGGCCGCTGGCTCGAGACCCCTTCCTGCTGGAGACGAGCGTGCCCGGCATCTTTGCAGCGGGTGACGTGCGCGCCGGCTCGATCAAGCGCGTCGCGGCAGCCGTGGGCGAAGGCTCGATCACCGTGCATCTGGTTCATCAATACCTGGCCACCTTATGA
- a CDS encoding ATP-binding protein translates to MVALQNLREMPLFADLSEERMQWLQANVEDVRVKAGEVLRSEGETFRGFFVILDGEIVASKLIDGQQMPVRRYVAPSFCGAVPLLAGTPSLTTLKAESDSHLVRLSEQVLRELLACCDSFSRTIFRATAERLTNLEALLRTREKMAALGMLAAALAHELNNPAAALARAADRANEVRDVLNESLYALSLSSIPHEAIRAIHALSARAGTKATQSPPDDLARSAQESTLSDWLAAQGVAKPWLVAPSLIASGIVCDDIAPLGESLVPEQFNVSMRWLGATIELRALLEEATRSAAHISDMVKALKSYAYMDQAPQQEADIHDGIEDTLTIMRHRLTQAIAVKREYDRSLPRLQVYGSELNQVWTNIIDNAVDAMEGCGDLVISTRREGDYAVVEITDSGPGIPPEIQSRVFEPFFTTKPVGQGTGLGLDIAYRIVVNRHGGTILVNSQPRATTFQVRLPLSAKAIPK, encoded by the coding sequence ATGGTTGCGCTGCAAAATTTACGCGAGATGCCGCTCTTTGCGGACCTATCCGAAGAGCGCATGCAGTGGCTGCAAGCGAACGTTGAGGACGTGCGCGTCAAAGCAGGGGAAGTGCTTCGCAGCGAAGGCGAGACGTTTCGCGGCTTTTTTGTCATCCTGGACGGCGAAATTGTGGCGAGCAAACTAATCGACGGGCAGCAGATGCCGGTTCGTCGATACGTTGCGCCAAGCTTCTGTGGTGCGGTGCCATTGCTCGCGGGGACACCATCGTTGACGACGCTCAAGGCCGAGTCCGACAGCCACCTGGTCCGGCTCTCCGAGCAGGTGCTCCGCGAGTTGCTCGCGTGCTGTGACTCCTTCAGCAGAACCATCTTCCGCGCCACGGCTGAGCGCCTCACCAACCTTGAGGCATTGCTGCGCACCCGAGAGAAGATGGCTGCATTGGGTATGCTGGCGGCTGCCCTTGCGCACGAGCTGAACAACCCGGCCGCGGCACTGGCGCGCGCGGCTGACCGCGCGAACGAGGTTCGCGATGTTCTGAATGAATCGCTCTATGCCCTCAGCCTCAGCTCGATTCCCCACGAGGCAATCAGAGCCATTCACGCCTTGAGCGCGCGTGCTGGTACCAAGGCGACACAGTCACCCCCGGACGACCTGGCGAGAAGCGCTCAGGAAAGCACGTTGAGCGATTGGCTGGCTGCCCAGGGGGTCGCGAAGCCTTGGCTCGTGGCCCCCAGCTTGATTGCGAGCGGAATCGTGTGTGATGACATCGCTCCGCTCGGCGAAAGTCTGGTTCCGGAACAATTCAACGTAAGTATGCGGTGGCTCGGTGCGACGATCGAGCTGCGCGCGCTGCTGGAGGAAGCCACGCGCAGCGCAGCGCACATCTCCGACATGGTCAAGGCGCTCAAGTCGTACGCATATATGGACCAGGCGCCGCAACAGGAGGCAGACATCCACGATGGTATCGAGGATACGCTCACCATCATGCGCCACCGGCTCACTCAGGCCATCGCCGTGAAGCGCGAATACGATCGAAGCCTACCCCGTCTTCAGGTGTATGGTAGCGAGCTCAATCAAGTGTGGACCAATATTATCGACAACGCCGTCGACGCCATGGAAGGCTGCGGCGATCTTGTCATCTCCACGCGCCGTGAGGGAGACTACGCGGTGGTCGAGATCACTGACAGCGGTCCTGGTATTCCGCCGGAGATCCAGTCGCGGGTGTTTGAGCCCTTTTTTACCACCAAGCCGGTTGGCCAGGGGACTGGCCTGGGCCTCGATATTGCCTACCGCATCGTTGTCAATCGGCACGGCGGAACGATTCTCGTCAACTCGCAGCCGCGCGCGACGACGTTTCAGGTACGTTTACCACTTTCAGCGAAAGCAATTCCTAAGTAG